In Drosophila simulans strain w501 chromosome 3R, Prin_Dsim_3.1, whole genome shotgun sequence, a single window of DNA contains:
- the LOC6729375 gene encoding ankyrin repeat and KH domain-containing protein mask isoform X3: MNNDAKNHESDDLNVRSTAYFNQQTTTNQPKAPATSKNNAGSGSGSNNNNNNTNQNPNRQLNHNLPRIAAARQSIAAALLKNSGRKILTAKNEPLTTTESSGVLTNTPLPSNSRLKVNNNNNNNTNNTAKMSGTSSSQSSATPTPPTASSSTTTTTTTNISSGGGGSGSSGGGGGSTTVIANPASVTNTGAGSAAKFRAAVASAPSPALPATNAPANATAAAATAAIATAPAPSSSSSSSSKKTRAAVAALKRQVALQQQQPVTGNAPNLTSKDSAHLKFAATTLLMGAAAAAADSNAGAATGGSGAGGSGSSSSVGAVGGARMALNPAVDMANAAVVLKQKLKDAAAAASASASNRSATSSMSSTASSLSSSAGIVNAISSALQNIITPDTDTDTEFYPQPVTTDLSESEEESVSEILLAFLCLRPDLLDDIPESDPDSCPHEGEVREDEDETEEESEDSDESEGEEEEEDEEEIDVLQDNDADDEEIDDEDEEEDAPEVSSFLLDANNKRSSNISALLEAAANEKAPVLRHATHAIDETKQALTKMRCANSPRDKNGFSRSLVAACTDNDVNTVKRLLCKGNVNLNDAAASTDDGESLLSMACSAGYYELAQVLLAMSAAQVEDKGQKDSTPLMEAASAGHLDIVKLLLNHNADVNAHCATGNTPLMFACAGGQVDVVKVLLKHGANVEEQNENGHTPLMEAASAGHVEVAKVLLEHGAGINTHSNEFKESALTLACYKGHLDMVRFLLQAGADQEHKTDEMHTALMEASMDGHVEVARLLLDSGAQVNMPTDSFESPLTLAACGGHVELATLLIERGANIEEVNDEGYTPLMEAAREGHEEMVALLLSKGANINATTEETQETALTLACCGGFMEVAAFLIKEGANLELGASTPLMEASQEGHTDLVSFLLKKKANVHAETQTGDTALTHACENGHTDAAGVLLSYGAELEHESEGGRTPLMKACRAGHLCTVKFLIQKGANVNKQTTSNDHTALSLACAGGHQSVVELLLKNNADPFHKLKDNSTMLIEASKGGHTRVVELLFRYPNISPTENAAAANVTQAAPTSNQPGPNQMRQKIMKQQLQHQLQQLNAPPGLHELSEAARASNQQHFHQQQFSSAGNGSSNIVAMGTGEFLDAGDLQLTATAGMSAGAGTSTTGSETGMEEYGEVGGIDLTTLGAQQQEGLIAKSRLFHLQPGFDQQQQQQQQQQQQQPPAAGQHQLVPCKHFDLDMEHINSLQPPQKAPPAPPVLFHTVCQQPVMQQQQQLQPGQLKLKAMLPNRHRALKTAEVVEFIDCPVDQQQHGEQVRTQPLGEDGKTPQFACAGEDPRLQRRRGFMPELKKGELPPESSSSDPNELALKGADNNQPVPTALDNSPCAQTPARNSGGAITHSSEVLQSTAISDRPKVKATNKNNRKQAAAAAAAAAAAAAAAAAAAQHAQQVLPNPMVSIYNNLHLQHPHLQFQQQLQLHHQRVAGLDNAAAAAAAAASSANMAYSISPASPLPSPTGSGNYVDQQLQQQTMDVALQRKTAMDDFRGMLETAVNGPRGRKDLALNTPQLNFFKDGWHMVGVHNFFGDQPKSPTETPPEMEETTMSSPTEGDQLGSEPPAEMKNLATLCSAAAAAAAVAAVNKDQVEISSDLESECEDDGGAGADGEENTLPPEPIELAAALREDGIIVEEEEDDEEEEDDDEEQDTNSGEGDKLNYDDEDAEVDNDGEVDYIDEDDGGGEGEEEEDDADDDEFFLDEPDSDQGTGNNNNNSKSGASSLPLKQRKMATRLENLILTSQTLCDFPPELSNSDLVHVLPQISNLKAAANSNAALNSVLQQQLAAASAAAAHAKASVVHQKQQHGEGDQQCEDDGSASTSDLYSGLEHFANDGEMEDIFQELASSLNYPELAEFSLNQMCKGRFAGNWAQSSGKWTGQEQLVGVVRSPGLINPGDVPQDAQRQANLVLLDYPMQNIQLEQRILDAEELHLQQHQQTPLSLLPFTDEQQQQLHHQALPNASEFQQHQQLALENDPELKQQLQQYSNARIIKAVAAQHQQQPPTNFVYNVESGDKNAPPVQLLFQLPPHMAQHQAQQQQGVGEPLTEQQQQQLHAEQAHLFQHRTGGQRPPTQSELEQVAQELLLQRSGQVPAGAPVVGVQAIPLKQKHFNLHPPPCPPTCVQHQVATQTHPASVVVPQPAVGYTQFALQASQQQQMQQNELSIWPMATPTPAPSSGVSSNKSMPGGIAKKAIDKQSRKERRCVVRQTPAGIQENTKLHLQPQVATAQQQVLVQNQLAVATTVSLDKTIEIDSETESNHDTALTLACAGGHEELVELLINRGANIEHRDKKGFTPLILAATAGHDKVVDILLKHSAELEAQSERTKDTPLSLACSGGRYEVVELLLSVGANKEHRNVSDYTPLSLAASGGYVNIIKLLLSHGAEINSRTGSKLGISPLMLAAMNGHTPAVKLLLDQGSDINAQIETNRNTALTLACFQGRHEVVSLLLDRRANVEHRAKTGLTPLMEAASGGYIEVGRVLLDKGADVNAAPVPTSRDTALTIAADKGHQKFVELLLSRNASVEVKNKKGNSPLWLAAHGGHLSVVELLYDHNADIDSQDNRRVSCLMAAFRKGHTKIVKWMVQYVSQFPSDQEMIRFIGTISDKELIDKCFDCMKILRSAKEAQAVKANKNASILLEELDLERTREESRKAAAARRRERKKKKKMEKKEEKRRQQQGNGAGGDDMQGDDDDVSDKDDDSDKDDEDEEAAPAAAREEGDSGIDQGSCSSGDTKGARFGGSQSAQAAEAAANSVSTNNQGKKNKKQAKNKVLISVEPTQPVITSNTVLKGICAKKQSAVEVVKQPPAAQQAAPLKRQLDVKKEEPALKKKEEKNSSSSSSNKREKENLAPKEVALPAKQQPSSSSKLQSSESASNINSSTATNTSSANTTRKEVAKPVSQAASATSLNPAKRTEVDGWKEVVRKSSAQQTTAVGASGAPLPVTATSSATSVQHHPHHHLGNSSSNSSSSLATSTTTAASSVPEMTCKKVQVPVNAISRVIGRGGSNINAIRATTGAHIEVEKQGKNQSERCITIKGLTDATKQAHMLILALIKDPDVDILQMLPRINSSIKQASSGGASTPMSVGTWDNRTAAGVNAYTFSSAASTTSTSSSSSASSTTPAGASYSNAHKQQQQQLQSVKGPSGRSSTSVKSNGSSTKVSASSGSGSRNGRAGSSYLAQQQPGRSSAGGSSNGVIKSKSESSSKSLPAAQKSSTTLGKSSTVSPGAQNFAKAAAIGQSSPKKAEGGTTSAVITSAGGRSSGVVAPFGRGKPVAGQGGPAATAASNVAQLGSVSGNSSNSNILAGPIGTFNVADVAAVNAAAAAGAAATNSNVKPIAPIAPPSKRVGSPIQAQQQHQTQQQQQQQIPQTAPVPGPQPQQQQPHQQQQQQQQQQQQAPQQQPQQANQQPQTSQQNLVINTNLLNDLMAASAANTTSDSFSAQLAAKLSSAYSLFSDYQQSQWGKLGDPGIGGGAGAVGDGLPQADASKAPGYNRNILSSPVGSSKASSNHSTSPPVGNVIQQQQQQQQPQSSQQALNIITSGPGGPATAPARSPMVSANEGNPAVGQPSINGTQGLGETAPAHSPGVIKPPTATVPIQRHVPMPISAPEAGAPPTFGAIGSNPASGNNSAAAQAAAAAAASAMIDRQQQNLQNMQTLQNLQRMVGASQQQQQQQQLNYPMDPTSSFIVDANNVLRLNPRVIFPQGNTKPPQPPPQGGTQSNVFGGNPGRQPPGAGARQPGGAAAQRWYGGTLEYPSYTGRDMLHLENGAGGMAGMGSPSAMSPNHDDIRKMPRPIGTERAASWKNNYFNVGAPSLNMEDALASVLPPWAHELKAQPPGLQQPPPPPQSQQQQQQPLNWLKQQPQQQQYRAYNNGPYPQQQQHEPMNMPMDYHNMQAPPNMSQQQQHVNLMPSYGYQHFVGAPGAVDISAHMPDKMEVWDHHDKHMPWTNYTTNWSN, from the exons CCAATCGCTCCGCCACCTCGTCCATGTCGTCAACCGCCTCCTCACTGTCTTCGTCGGCGGGCATCGTGAATGCCATTTCCTCGGCGCTGCAGAACATCATCACGCCGGATACGGACACCGACACCGAGTTCTATCCCCAGCCCGTCACCACAGACCTGTCCGAATCGGAGGAGGAGTCCGTTTCAGAG ATCCTATTGGCATTCTTGTGTTTAAGGCCAGATCTCCTG GACGATATTCCAGAATCGGATCCGGATAGCTGTCCGCACGAGGGTGAGGTGcgcgaggatgaggacgaaaCGGAGGAGGAGTCGGAAGACTCTGATGAGTCCGaaggcgaagaagaagaggaggacGAAGAGGAGATAG ATGTGCTACAGGACAACGACGCGGACGACGAGGAGATCgacgatgaggacgaggaAGAGGACGCGCCCGAAGTGAGTTCCTTCCTCCTGGATGCCAACAACAAGCGTTCCAGCAATATCTCCGCTCTGCTCGAGGCCGCGGCCAACGAGAAGGCTCCTGTCCTGCGCCACGCCACTCACGCCATCGACGAGACCAAGCAGGCGCTGACAAAGATGCGCTGCGCCAACAGTCCCCGCGATAAGAA TGGATTCTCCAGATCCCTCGTGGCTGCCTGCACGGATAATGATGTCAATACGGTGAAGCGGCTGCTTTGCAAGGGCAATGTGAACCTGAACGATGCCGCCGCCTCCACGGATGATGGCGAGTCCCTGCTCTCCATGGCCTGCTCTGCGGGCTACTACGAATTGGCTCAG GTTCTGCTGGCCATGTCTGCCGCCCAGGTGGAGGACAAAGGGCAAAAGGACTCAACGCCTCTAATGGAAGCTGCATCCGCCGGTCATTTGGACATCGTCAAACTGCTGCTCAACCACAACGCCGATGTGAACGCCCACTGCGCCACGGGCAACACCCCGCTCATGTTTGCTTGCGCCGGTGGTCAGGTGGACGTGGTGAAGGTGCTGCTCAAGCACGGCGCCAACGTCGAGGAGCAGAACGAGAACGGACACACCCCCTTGATGGAAGCAGCTTCCGCCGGCCACGTGGAGGTAGCCAAG GTGCTGCTTGAACATGGAGCCGGCATCAACACCCACTCAAATGAATTCAAGGAGAGCGCCCTCACACTAGCCTGCTACAAGGGTCACCTGGACATGGTGCGATTCCTGCTTCAGGCAGGTGCAGATCAGGAGCACAAAACCGATGAAATGCACACTGCCCTAATGGAGGCTTCGATGGACGGCCATGTGGAGGTTGCTCGCCTGCTGCTGGACTCCGGTGCCCAAGTGAACATGCCTACGGACTCTTTCGAGTCCCCGCTAACGTTGGCGGCTTGCGGTGGTCACGTGGAGTTGGCAACACTCTTGATCGAGAGGGGAGCCAACATCGAAGAGGTGAACGACGAGGGTTACACCCCGCTCATGGAGGCCGCTCGCGAGGGACACGAGGAGATGGTAGCCCTCTTGCTCAGCAAGGGTGCAAACATCAATGCCACGACCGAGGAGACCCAGGAGACAGCTTTGACGCTGGCCTGTTGCGGTGGCTTCATGGAGGTGGCTGCATTCCTGATCAAGGAGGGAGCTAATCTTGAGCTGGGTGCTTCCACACCGCTCATGGAAGCTTCGCAGGAGGGACACACCGATTTGGTAAGCTTCCTGCTGAAGAAGAAGGCCAATGTCCATGCAGAGACCCAGACGGGCGATACCGCCTTGACGCATGCCTGTGAGAACGGACACACAGATGCGGCCGGTGTGCTGCTGTCGTATGGAGCTGAACTGGAGCACGAGTCCGAGGGTGGTCGAACGCCACTAATGAAAGCCTGTCGTGCCGGACACCTGTGCACTGTCAAGTTCCTCATTCAAAAGGGCGCTAATGTCAACAAACAGACCACCAGTAATGACCACACTGCCTTGTCGTTAGCCTGTGCCGGGGGTCATCAGTCTGTGGTGGAACTGCTATTAAAAAACAACGCCGACCCGTTCCACAAGCTGAAGGACAACAGCACCATGTTAATCGAAGCCTCCAAGGGTGGACACACTCGTGTGGTCGAGCTACTCTTCCGCTATCCGAACATTTCGCCTACGGAAAACGCAGCGGCTGCGAATGTTACCCAGGCAGCTCCAACCAGCAATCAACCTGGTCCAAATCAGATGCGTCAAAAGATCATGaagcagcagcttcagcatCAGTTGCAGCAGCTGAACGCTCCCCCTGGCTTGCATGAGTTGTCTGAGGCGGCACGTGCATCCAATCAACAACATTTCCACCAGCAACAGTTCAGCAGTGCCGGCAATGGATCCTCCAACATCGTGGCAATGGGAACTGGCGAATTTTTGGATGCCGGTGATCTGCAACTTACGGCTACTGCGGGAATGAGTGCGGGAGCCGGAACCAGTACCACGGGCAGTGAGACTGGAATGGAGGAGTATGGCGAAGTCGGAGGAATTGACTTGACTACTCTTGGCGCTCAGCAGCAGGAGGGTCTTATTGCAAAGTCGAGATTGTTCCATTTGCAGCCCGGCTTtgatcagcagcaacagcagcagcagcagcaacaacaacagcagccacctGCAGCCGGCCAGCACCAGTTAGTTCCATGTAAGCACTTCGACCTGGACATGGAGCACATCAATTCTCTGCAGCCGCCGCAAAAGGCACCGCCCGCTCCACCTGTACTCTTCCACACCGTTTGCCAGCAGCCTGtaatgcaacagcagcagcaacttcagcCAGGTCAGCTCAAGTTAAAGGCCATGCTTCCCAACCGCCATCGCGCGTTGAAAACCGCCGAAGTAGTGGAGTTTATTGACTGCCCGGTGGATCAACAACAGCATGGCGAGCAGGTGCGCACACAGCCTTTGGGTGAGGATGGAAAGACCCCTCAGTTTGCATGCGCTGGAGAGGATCCACGGTTGCAGCGCCGACGCGGCTTTATGCCGGAGCTGAAGAAGGGTGAACTTCCGCCGGAGAGTAGCAGCAGTGACCCTAACGAGCTAGCCCTTAAAG GAGCCGACAACAATCAGCCCGTACCGACAGCACTGGACAATAGCCCCTGCGCCCAGACCCCAGCG CGAAACTCTGGCGGAGCAATAACCCATTCCTCGGAAGTTCTGCAGAGCACAGCTATCAGCGACAGGCCAAAGGTAAAGGCCACCAACAAGAACAACCGGAAGCAagcggccgcagcagcagcagctgcagcagcagcggcggcggcagcagcagcggctgccCAACACGCCCAGCAAGTGTTGCCGAACCCAATGGTCTCCATCTATAATAACCTG CACTTGCAGCATCCACATCTCCAGTTTCAGCAGCAACTTCAACTGCATCACCAGCGAGTAGCTGGACTGGACAATGCAGCGgctgcagccgcagcagcggctTCATCCGCGAACATGGCCTACTCTATTTCTCCGGCATCTCCACTTCCCTCGCCCACTGGCAGCGGCAACTATGTCgatcagcagctgcaacagcagacCATGGATGTAGCTCTACAGCGCAAGACGGCCATGGACGATTTCCGTGGCATGTTGGAGACGGCGGTAAATGGTCCAAGGGGCAGAAAAGACCTGGCTCTTAACACACCCCAGCTGAACTTCTTCAAGGACGGCTGGCATATGGTGGGAGTGCACAATTTCTTTGGTGATCAGCCAAAGTCGCCCACTGAGACTCCGCCGGAAATGGAGGAGACTACCATGTCCTCACCGACCGAAGGAGATCAGCTCGGATCCGAGCCTCCTGCCGAGATGAAGAACTTGGCCACGCTCTGCtcggccgcagcagcagctgctgctgtggcagcGGTTAACAAGGATCAGGTTGAGATTAGTTCGGATCTTGAGAGCGAATGCGAGGATGACGGTGGTGCTGGAGCAGATGGCGAGGAAAACACACTGCCGCCTGAGCCAATTGAATTAGCGGCCGCTCTAAGGGAGGATGGCATAATTgtggaggaagaggaggatgacgaggaggaggaagatgACGATGAAGAACAGGATACCAACAGCGGTGAGGGCGACAAGCTGAACTATGATGACGAAGACGCGGAGGTGGACAACGATGGTGAGGTAGACTACATCGACGAAGACGATGGTGGTGGAGAAGGCgaggaagaagaagatgaTGCAGATGATGACGAGTTCTTCTTGGACGAGCCTGACAGCGACCAAGGAACtggcaacaataataacaactcCAAAAGCGGTGCCAGTTCGTTGCCATTGAAACAGCGCAAAATGGCCACTCGGTTGGAAAACCTAATCCTGACCTCGCAGACACTGTGCGACTTCCCGCCTGAACTTAGCAACTCGGATCTGGTTCATGTCCTGCCCCAAATAAGCAATCTCAAAGCAGCGGCCAACAGCAACGCGGCTCTGAACAGCGTACTCCAGCAGCAGTTGGCAGCAGCCTCCGCGGCAGCTGCGCACGCCAAAGCGTCTGTAGTCcaccagaagcagcagcatgGAGAGGGAGATCAGCAATGCG AAGATGACGGCAGTGCTAGCACAAGTGATCTATATTCGGGCTTGGAGCACTTTGCCAATGATGGCGAAATGGAGGATATATTCCAG GAATTGGCAAGTAGCCTAAACTATCCCGAGCTTGCCGAGTTTAGCCTCAATCAGATGTGCAAGGGTCGATTTGCTGGAAATTGGGCGCAATCTTCCGGCAAGTGGACTGGTCAGGAGCAGTTGGTGGGCGTGGTAAGGTCGCCGGGTCTCATTAACCCAGGCGACGTTCCGCAGGATGCCCAGCGACAGGCAAATCTTGTCCTCCTCGACTATCCCATGCAAAACATCCAACTAGAGCAGCGGATACTCGATGCTGAGGAACTGCACCTGCAG caacaccagcaaacaCCGCTCTCCTTACTGCCCTTTACGGatgaacagcagcagcagcttcatcACCAAGCTTTGCCCAATGCATCCGAGTttcagcaacaccaacagcttGCCCTGGAAAACGATCCAGAACTAaagcagcagcttcagcagTACTCCAACGCGCGCATCATTAAAGCTGTGGCTGcccagcatcagcagcagcctcCAACCAACTTCGTTTACAACGTGGAGAGCGGCGACAAGAATGCTCCGCCAGTGCAATTGCTCTTCCAGTTGCCACCACACATGGCCCAGCATCaggcgcagcaacagcagggcGTTGGCGAGCCTCTTACcgaacagcaacagcagcagttaCACGCTGAGCAGGCGCATCTCTTTCAGCATCGAACTGGCGGTCAGCGTCCGCCCACCCAGAGTGAGTTAGAGCAGGTGGCTCAGGAGCTATTGCTTCAGCGAAGCGGCCAGGTGCCGGCAGGAGCTCCTGTTGTGGGTGTTCAAGCAATTCCACTCAAGCAAAAACACTTTAACCTGCATCCGCCGCCGTGTCCACCAACCTGTGTCCAGCATCAG GTGGCGACGCAGACGCATCCCGCTTCTGTTGTAGTGCCGCAGCCTGCTGTAGGATATACACAATTCGCTCTTCAGGCCtcccagcaacagcaaatgcaacaaaacgaGCTCTCCATTTGGCCGATGGCCACGCCTACTCCCGCGCCCAGCAGCGGTGTGAGCTCAAACAAGTCGATGCCCGGCGGCATTGCCAAAAAGGCCATTGACAAGCAGTCGCGCAAGGAACGTCGTTGCGTGGTGCGCCAGACACCAGCCGGCATTCAAG AGAACACCAAACTGCATCTACAGCCTCAGGTCGCAACAGCCCAGCAACAAGTTCTAGTGCAGAACCAGTTAGCAGTTGCGACCACCGTGAGTTTGGACAAGACTATCGAGATAGATTCAGAGACGGAATCCAACCACGACACGGCTTTAACCTTGGCTTGTGCCGGCGGTCATGAAGAGCTGGTGGAACTGTTGATCAATCGGGGAGCAAACATCGAGCACCGTGATAAGAAGGGATTCACACCGCTTATCCTAGCCGCTACCGCTGGCCACGACAAAGTCGTGGACATTCTGCTCAAGCACAGCGCTGAGTTGGAGGCTCAATCAGAGCGTACGAAGGATACACCATTGTCCCTGGCATGTTCTGGCGGCCGATACGAGGTGGTGGAACTTCTTCTTAGCGTTGGTGCCAACAAGGAGCACCGCAATGTATCTGATTACACTCCACTGAGCTTGGCAGCCAGTGGGGGCTATGTGAACATCATTAAACTGTTGCTTAGCCATGGAGCAGAGATCAACTCGCGAACGGGCAGCAAGCTGGGCATTTCACCGCTTATGCTAGCCGCCATGAATGGTCATACGCCGGCGGTTAAGTTGCTTTTGGATCAGGGATCCGACATAAATGCCCAGATCGAGACGAATCGCAATACGGCCTTGACTTTGGCTTGCTTCCAGGGCAGACACGAGGTCGTAAGTCTGCTGCTCGACCGACGGGCCAATGTGGAGCATCGAGCTAAGACGGGTCTGACACCACTCATGGAAGCCGCATCAGGCGGTTACATAGAGGTCGGTCGCGTTCTGTTGGACAAGGGTGCGGACGTGAATGCTGCTCCGGTACCGACGTCCAGAGATACGGCTCTCACAATTGCCGCCGACAAGGGCCATCAAAAGTTCGTGGAACTCCTGCTATCTCGTAATGCCAGCGTAGAGGTAAAAAATAAGAAGGGTAACTCCCCACTCTGGCTGGCTGCCCATGGTGGTCACCTGAGTGTGGTTGAGCTTTTGTACGACCATAATGCTGACATTGACTCACAGGATAATCGGCGTGTTTCCTGTCTGATGGCTGCTTTCCGCAAGGGGCACACCAAGATTGTGAAGTGGATGGTACAGTATGTGTCGCAGTTTCCCTCTGACCAGGAGATGATTCGCTTCATCGGTACCATAAGTGACAAAGAGCTGATAGACAAGTGTTTTGACTGCATGAAGATCCTGCGTAGCGCCAAAGAGGCCCAGGCCGTCAAGGCCAATAAGAATGCTTCGATCCTTTTGGAGGAGCTGGATTTGGAGCGTACTCGCGAGGAGAGCCGCAAAGCTGCCGCCGCCCGTCGTCGTGagcgcaagaagaagaagaagatggaGAAGAAAGAAGAGAAACGCCGTCAACAACAGGGCAATGGGGCTGGCGGAGATGATATGCAaggcgatgacgatgacgtcAGTGACAAGGATGATGATTCCGACAAGGACGATGAAGACGAGGAGGCAGCGCCGGCCGCCGCCCGCGAGGAGGGAGACTCTGGCATCGATCAGGGCTCGTGCTCCAGCGGAGACACCAAAGGTGCGCGCTTCGGTGGCAGTCAGTCCGCTCAGGCTGCGGAAGCGGCAGCCAATTCCGTGTCCACCAACAACCAGGGAAAGAAGAACAAGAAGCAGGCGAAAAACAAGGTGTTGATATCGGTAGAACCAACGCAACCAGTAATCACATCGAACACCGTCCTCAAGGGCATCTGTGCGAAGAAGCAGTCCGCAGTGGAAGTTGTAAAGCAACCTCCTGCCGCACAACAGGCTGCCCCTCTCAAGCGTCAGCTCGATGTGAAGAAGGAGGAACCTGCTCTCAAGAAGAAGGAAGAGAAGAACAGctcgtccagcagcagcaacaagcgTGAGAAAGAGAATCTTGCGCCCAAGGAGGTTGCACTGCCAGCCAAGCAGCAACCCAGTAGCTCCAGCAAACTGCAGAGCAGCGAGTCTGCGAGCAACATAAACAGCAGCACCGCTACCAACACCAGTAGCGCCAATACTACTCGGAAGGAAGTTGCAAAGCCAGTGTCACAAGCTGCGAGTGCCACCAGTTTGAATCCTGCAAAGCGCACCGAAGTCGATGGCTGGAAGGAAGTAGTCCGCAAGAGCAGCGCCCAGCAGACCACAGCGGTGGGAGCGAGTGGAGCCCCACTGCCTGTGACAGCCACCAGTTCGGCCACCAGCGTGCAGCACCATCCGCACCACCACCTAGGCAACAGCTCCAGCAACAGCTCGAGCTCCCTGGCCACCAGCACCACTACAGCAGCGTCTTCGGTTCCCGAGATGACCTGCAAGAAGGTGCAAGTGCCCGTAAATGCCATCTCCAGGGTTATTGGACGAGGTGGAAGCAACATCAACGCCATTCGCGCCACCACTGGTGCTCACATCGAGGTGGAGAAGCAGGGCAAGAATCAATCAGAGCGTTGCATCACGATCAAGGGCTTAACCGATGCTACAAAACAGGCACATATGCTCATTTTGGCACTAATCAAGGATCCCGATGTGGACATATTGCAAATGCTGCCCAGGATTAACAGCAGTATTAAGCAGGCGTCTAGTGGCGGAGCGAGCACACCAATGTCCGTGGGAACTTGGGACAATCGCACTGCTGCCGGTGTGAATGCGTATACCTTTTCTTCAGCTGCGTCCACCACCTCCACATCCTCCAGCTCGTCAGCTAGCTCTACTACACCAGCGGGAGCTTCGTACAGCAATGcgcacaagcagcagcaacagcagctgcagtcaGTGAAGGGCCCAAGTGGACGGTCATCAACGTCGGTCAAGTCTAATGGCAGTAGCACCAAGGTGTCGGCTTCGAGTGGATCGGGTTCCCGGAACGGCAGGGCTGGCAGTAGCTATCTTGCTCAACAGCAGCCTGGTCGCAGCTCCGCAGGTGGCTCTTCAAATGGCGTGATCAAGAGCAAGTCAGAAAGCTCTTCCAAATCCCTGCCAGCTGCACAAAAGAGCAGTACCACTTTGGGTAAATCATCGACTGTGTCACCGGGTGCACAGAATTTCGCAAAGGCAGCGGCTATTGGACAGTCCTCGCCCAAAAAGGCTGAGGGTGGTACTACATCTGCGGTGATCACCTCTGCCGGTGGGCGCAGCAGTGGCGTGGTGGCTCCATTTGGACGTGGCAAGCCTGTAGCTGGCCAAGGAGGACCTGCAGCAACGGCGGCTTCCAACGTTGCCCAGCTCGGAAGTGTGAGTGGCAacagtagcaacagcaacatatTGGCTGGACCAATTGGCACCTTTAATGTAGCGGATGTGGCCGCCGTGAATGCAGctgcggcagcaggagcagcagctacCAACAGCAATGTGAAACCCATTGCTCCCATTGCACCGCCCAGTAAGCGAGTTGGATCTCCCATCCAAgcccagcaacagcatcaaacacagcagcagcaacaacagcaaataccCCAGACAGCACCAGTTCCTGGCccacagccacaacaacaacagccgcatcagcagcagcaacaacagcagcagcagcaacaacaagcgcctcagcagcagccacaacaggCAAACCAGCAACCACAGACGTCCCAGCAAAATCTCGTGATCAATACAAACCTACTGAACGATCTGATGGCCGCCAGTGCAGCAAACACCACCAGCGATAGCTTCAGTGCCCAGCTAGCAGCCAAGTTGTCTAGCGCATATTCCCTGTTCAGTGACTATCAGCAGTCGCAGTGGGGCAAGTTGGGTGATCCAGGCATCGGcggtggagcaggagctgtGGGCGATGGTCTGCCGCAAGCGGATGCTTCCAAGGCACCAGGATACAATCGCAACATCCTCAGCTCGCCCGTTGGCAGTTCTAAGGCCTCGTCGAATCACTCCACCTCGCCTCCTGTAGGTAATGTgatccaacagcagcagcagcagcaacaaccgcaATCTAGCCAACAAGCTCTCAACATCATCACCAGTGGACCAGGAGGGCCTGCTACAGCACCAGCCAGATCACCCATGGTGTCAGCCAACGAGGGCAATCCCGCAGTGGGTCAACCCTCCATCAATGGAACCCAAGGACTGGGTGAGACGGCTCCTGCCCATTCGCCAGGCGTTATCAAACCGCCCACGGCCACAGTTCCCATCCAGCGCCATGTGCCCATGCCGATCTCTGCGCCGGAGGCCGGAGCACCGCCCACATTTGGAGCGATTGGTTCCAACCCAGCTAGCGGTAACAATTCTGCGGCTGCCCAAgccgcagctgccgccgccgcctcggCGATGATCGatcggcagcagcagaatTTACAGAATATGCAGACTTTGCAAAATTTGCAAAGGATGGTGGGAGCctcgcagcaacagcagcaacaacagcagctaaACTATCCAATGGATCCCACATCGTCGTTCATCGTGGATGCTAATAACGTGCTGCGCCTGAATCCACGCGTCATCTTTCCGCAAGGCAACACCAAGCCACCGCAGCCACCGCCGCAGGGAGGAACGCAGTCGAATGTATTTGGAGGAAATCCAGGCAGACAACCACCTGGAGCGGGTGCCAGACAGCCAGGAGGCGCAGCTGCACAGCGTTGGTATGGCGGCACTCTGGAGTATCCTTCATACACGGGCCGTGATATGCTGCACCTGGAGAATGGTGCCGGCGGAATGGCGGGCATGGGCTCACCATCTGCCATGTCGCCCAACCACGACGACATTCGCAAGATGCCGCGCCCCATAGGCACTGAGCGAGCCGCATCATGGAAGAACAACTACTTTAACGTGGGAGCCCCGTCACTTAACATGGAAGATGCTCTAGCCAGTGTGTTGCCCCCATGGGCACATGAGCTTAAGGCTCAGCCTCCGGGCTTGCAGCaaccgcctcctccgccgcagtcgcagcagcaacagcaacaaccgctCAACTGGCTgaagcagcagccgcagcagcagcagtacagGGCATACAACAACGGACCctatccgcagcagcagcagcatgagcCAATGAAT ATGCCAATGGACTACCACAACATGCAGGCACCTCCAAATAtgagccagcagcagcagcacgtcAACTTGATGCCCTCATACGGCTACCAGCATTTTGTGGGCGCCCCTGGAGCCGTTGACATCTCCGCACATATGCCGGACAAGATGGAGGTGTGGGATCACCACGACAAACAC ATGCCCTGGACCAACTATACCACCAACTGGTCCAACTGA